Proteins from one Streptomyces genisteinicus genomic window:
- the aztA gene encoding zinc ABC transporter ATP-binding protein AztA: MTIMFNKPVPLPSPPGTTTGTAVRLRCSGLDAGYPGRPVLRQVDASITALTVTAVVGPNGSGKSTLLGVMAGVIEPTAGDVVHAASVRPAFVPQRGAVGDTLPLTVRQTVEMGRWAGLGPWRRPTRRDRAAVDTAMERLGVTALAARQLGELSGGQRQRTLIAQGLAQGSDLLLLDEPTTGLDPEAGERITDLLAGLAGDGVTVVQATHDLGAARSAGDCLLLHDGRLVAQGAPQDVLTVSALTRIRYPATPPDRL; encoded by the coding sequence ATGACAATCATGTTCAACAAACCAGTACCCCTCCCCTCCCCTCCCGGCACCACGACGGGCACCGCCGTGCGGCTGCGCTGCTCCGGACTGGACGCGGGCTATCCCGGACGGCCCGTCCTGCGTCAAGTCGACGCCTCGATAACGGCGTTGACCGTGACCGCAGTGGTCGGCCCCAACGGCAGCGGCAAGTCCACACTGCTCGGAGTGATGGCGGGTGTGATCGAGCCCACGGCGGGAGACGTCGTCCACGCCGCCTCCGTGCGGCCCGCCTTCGTCCCGCAGCGCGGCGCCGTCGGAGACACCCTCCCGCTGACGGTCCGGCAGACGGTGGAGATGGGGCGCTGGGCCGGTCTCGGACCGTGGCGGCGGCCGACCCGCCGGGACCGCGCCGCGGTCGACACCGCGATGGAACGCCTCGGAGTCACCGCGCTCGCGGCACGCCAGCTCGGCGAGCTCTCCGGCGGCCAGCGGCAGCGCACCCTGATCGCCCAGGGTCTCGCCCAGGGCTCCGACCTCCTCCTCCTGGACGAGCCGACCACCGGACTCGATCCCGAGGCCGGGGAGCGCATCACGGACCTGCTGGCGGGGCTGGCCGGCGACGGCGTGACCGTCGTCCAGGCGACGCACGACCTCGGCGCCGCACGATCGGCAGGCGACTGCCTGCTGCTCCACGACGGACGCCTGGTCGCACAGGGCGCCCCGCAGGACGTGCTGACGGTCTCGGCACTCACCCGCATCCGCTACCCCGCCACGCCGCCGGACCGCCTCTGA
- the aztB gene encoding zinc ABC transporter permease AztB — translation MEWLTGPFEATFVQRALWGGILVSMICAMAGTWVVLRGMAFLGDAMSHGLLPGVALAALLGGNPLLGAAASAAVITVGVTALHRTPKLSQDTGIGLLFVGMLSLGVIIVSRSQSFAVDLTGFLFGDVLAVREQDLVLLAVALLLALAVSALGHRAFLALAFDARKAHTLGLRPRLAHAALLGLLALAIVASFHIVGTLLVLGLLIAPPAAALPWARSVHGVMALAALLGSVATFLGLLLSWHLGTAAGATVSGLAVSLFFLSHLASGLRHRRRRPAPAPAAAVNP, via the coding sequence ATGGAGTGGCTGACGGGCCCCTTCGAGGCGACCTTCGTGCAGAGGGCCCTCTGGGGCGGGATTCTTGTGTCGATGATCTGCGCGATGGCCGGTACCTGGGTGGTGCTGCGGGGGATGGCCTTCCTCGGGGACGCCATGTCCCACGGACTGCTGCCCGGTGTCGCCCTCGCCGCGCTGCTCGGCGGCAACCCCCTGCTGGGGGCGGCGGCGAGCGCGGCCGTGATCACGGTGGGCGTCACCGCGCTGCACCGCACCCCGAAGCTCTCCCAGGACACCGGAATCGGCCTGCTGTTCGTCGGGATGCTCTCGCTCGGCGTGATCATCGTCTCCCGCTCGCAGTCCTTCGCCGTCGACCTGACCGGGTTCCTCTTCGGCGACGTCCTGGCCGTCCGCGAGCAGGACCTCGTCCTGCTCGCCGTGGCGCTGCTGCTCGCCCTCGCCGTCTCCGCCCTCGGCCACCGGGCCTTCCTGGCCCTCGCGTTCGACGCCCGCAAGGCGCACACCCTCGGCCTGCGGCCCCGGCTCGCCCACGCCGCGCTGCTCGGGCTGCTGGCGCTGGCCATCGTCGCCTCGTTCCACATCGTCGGCACTCTGCTCGTCCTGGGACTGCTCATCGCACCCCCCGCCGCGGCCCTCCCGTGGGCGCGCAGTGTGCACGGAGTCATGGCGCTCGCCGCGCTCCTCGGCTCGGTGGCCACCTTCCTCGGCCTGCTGCTGTCCTGGCACCTGGGAACCGCGGCCGGGGCGACGGTGTCCGGCCTCGCGGTGAGCCTCTTCTTCCTCTCCCATCTCGCGTCCGGCCTGCGGCACCGCCGCCGTCGCCCGGCCCCGGCACCCGCGGCGGCCGTGAACCCCTGA
- the aztC gene encoding zinc ABC transporter substrate-binding protein AztC — translation MRTTTARRTHRTRTLVALLVTALTAALATACTGGGDRPSVVVTTNILGDVTREIVGDEAEVSVLMQPGADPHSFGLSAVQAAELEHADLVVFNGLGLEENVLRHVDAAREAGVTTFGVGEAVDPMTFRAPDDGGPGDGAGQPDPHFWTDPDRVRDAAALIARQVIEHVDGVDAAAIRANAERYARQLTDLTAWMETSFARIPEDRRALVTNHHVFGYLADRFGFRVIGAVVPSGTTLASPSSSDLRSLTEAMREAGVRTVFADSSRPARLAEVLRNELGGGVRVIALHSESLTAPGGGADTYLRMMRTNTTVMADGLTAAR, via the coding sequence ATGAGGACCACGACCGCACGCCGCACCCACCGCACCCGCACCCTGGTCGCCCTGCTGGTCACCGCCCTGACCGCGGCTCTCGCCACCGCCTGCACCGGCGGCGGCGACCGTCCGAGTGTCGTGGTGACCACCAACATCCTCGGAGACGTCACGCGGGAGATCGTCGGCGACGAGGCCGAGGTCAGCGTCCTGATGCAACCGGGCGCGGACCCGCACTCCTTCGGTCTGTCGGCCGTGCAGGCCGCCGAACTCGAACACGCCGACCTCGTCGTCTTCAACGGACTGGGCCTGGAGGAGAACGTGCTGCGCCACGTGGACGCCGCCCGCGAGGCAGGCGTCACCACCTTCGGCGTGGGCGAGGCGGTGGACCCGATGACCTTCCGCGCACCCGACGACGGCGGTCCCGGCGACGGGGCCGGGCAGCCCGACCCGCACTTCTGGACCGACCCCGACCGGGTGCGCGACGCCGCCGCCCTGATCGCCCGGCAGGTGATCGAGCACGTCGACGGCGTGGACGCCGCCGCGATACGCGCCAACGCGGAACGCTACGCACGGCAGCTCACGGACCTCACCGCCTGGATGGAGACCTCCTTCGCGCGGATTCCGGAGGACCGGCGCGCACTCGTCACCAACCACCATGTCTTCGGGTACCTGGCGGACCGCTTCGGCTTCCGGGTGATCGGAGCGGTCGTCCCCAGCGGCACCACCCTGGCCTCGCCCAGCTCGTCCGACCTGCGCTCGCTCACCGAGGCCATGCGCGAGGCCGGAGTGCGCACCGTCTTCGCCGACTCCTCGCGCCCCGCACGGCTGGCCGAGGTGCTGCGCAACGAACTCGGCGGCGGCGTACGCGTCATCGCGCTCCACTCCGAGTCGCTGACCGCTCCCGGCGGAGGTGCGGACACCTACCTGCGGATGATGCGGACCAACACCACCGTCATGGCCGACGGCCTGACCGCCGCCCGCTGA
- the aztD gene encoding zinc metallochaperone AztD codes for MNHAIPGRALVGTALALAVATVLTACGTDSTSASGTGGGASPSAKAAAEVADPLVATFDGGLYVLDGDSLDIAGTIELPGFNRVNPAGDEDHVVVSTDTGFRVLDATAQEFTGITYPGAKPGHVVRHAGRTALFTDGTGRVEVFDPHDLADGAKPKARTWTAAEPHHGVAVELADGRLLSTLGDAEKRTGALVLDAQGREIARNENCPGVHGEAAARDEAIAVGCEDGVLIYRNGEFTKVPAPHAYGRIGNQAGSDASQVILGDYKSDPDAELERPTRVSLVDTRTGTLRLVELGTSYSFRSLGRGPHGEALVLGTDGALHVIDPGTGTVTKKIPVTGAWQEPLDWQQARPTLFVRDHTAYVSEPGTRALHAVDLESGKKLRSVTLPKSTNELSGVLAGH; via the coding sequence GTGAACCACGCGATACCCGGCAGAGCCCTCGTGGGCACCGCACTCGCCCTGGCGGTCGCCACCGTCCTGACCGCCTGCGGCACGGACAGCACCTCCGCGTCCGGCACCGGGGGCGGCGCGTCCCCGAGCGCGAAGGCGGCCGCGGAGGTCGCCGACCCGCTGGTGGCGACCTTCGACGGCGGCCTCTACGTCCTGGACGGCGACAGCCTCGACATCGCCGGCACCATCGAGCTGCCCGGCTTCAACCGGGTGAACCCGGCGGGAGACGAGGACCACGTCGTCGTCTCGACCGACACCGGCTTCCGCGTCCTGGACGCCACCGCACAGGAGTTCACCGGCATCACGTACCCGGGCGCCAAGCCCGGACACGTGGTGCGGCACGCCGGACGGACCGCCCTCTTCACCGACGGCACCGGCCGGGTGGAGGTCTTCGACCCGCACGACCTCGCCGACGGCGCCAAGCCAAAGGCCAGGACGTGGACCGCCGCCGAGCCGCACCACGGTGTCGCCGTCGAACTCGCCGACGGCCGGCTCCTCAGCACCCTCGGCGACGCGGAGAAGCGGACCGGAGCCCTCGTCCTCGACGCGCAGGGCAGGGAGATCGCACGCAACGAGAACTGCCCCGGTGTGCACGGCGAGGCCGCGGCACGCGACGAGGCGATCGCCGTGGGCTGCGAGGACGGCGTCCTCATCTACCGGAACGGCGAGTTCACCAAGGTCCCGGCCCCGCACGCGTACGGCCGGATCGGCAACCAGGCGGGCAGCGACGCCTCGCAGGTCATCCTCGGCGACTACAAGAGCGACCCCGACGCCGAACTGGAGCGCCCGACCCGGGTGTCGCTCGTGGACACCCGGACCGGCACGCTGCGGCTGGTCGAACTCGGGACCAGCTACTCGTTCCGCTCCCTGGGACGCGGCCCGCACGGGGAGGCACTCGTCCTCGGCACGGACGGCGCACTGCACGTCATCGACCCCGGGACCGGCACCGTGACGAAGAAGATCCCCGTGACCGGGGCCTGGCAGGAGCCGCTCGACTGGCAGCAGGCCAGGCCCACGCTCTTCGTCCGCGACCACACCGCGTACGTGTCCGAGCCCGGCACTCGCGCACTGCACGCGGTCGACCTGGAGTCGGGCAAGAAGCTCCGCAGTGTGACACTGCCGAAGAGCACCAACGAACTGTCCGGCGTCCTCGCGGGCCACTGA
- a CDS encoding DUF6003 family protein: MTDDAYLFLVDSTEVTLGVQPTGVGGLACMDTPAVRAWLDAQGVDATSPLLRILPPEETAAVPEGAERLPVPLAEEELGRVRGQSALLAATDVEKELLAYRSLTDGREGLLQRALSAGVPAHRVAELSGEDLAAVKAAAG; this comes from the coding sequence ATGACCGACGACGCCTACCTGTTTCTGGTGGACAGCACCGAGGTGACCCTCGGGGTGCAGCCGACCGGCGTCGGCGGCCTGGCCTGCATGGACACCCCCGCGGTGCGCGCATGGCTCGACGCGCAGGGGGTGGACGCGACGTCCCCGCTGCTGCGCATCCTGCCGCCGGAGGAGACGGCGGCCGTCCCGGAGGGCGCCGAGCGCCTGCCGGTGCCGCTCGCCGAGGAGGAACTGGGGCGGGTGCGCGGGCAGTCCGCGCTGCTGGCTGCCACCGACGTCGAGAAGGAGCTGCTGGCCTACCGCTCCCTGACGGACGGCCGGGAGGGCCTGCTCCAGCGCGCCCTGTCCGCGGGCGTGCCCGCGCACCGCGTCGCCGAGCTCTCCGGTGAGGACCTGGCGGCCGTGAAGGCCGCCGCCGGCTGA
- a CDS encoding alpha/beta fold hydrolase, with protein MQPTFVLVHGAFANSFSFAPLQAELGLLGHRSVAVDLPGHGFGATYSSAYQAPQDPEGFATSPGALRDVTLADNAAHLIGVLERAKQNGPVILVAHSRGGITATAAANARPDLVDRLVYVAAWCPVDLEVGDYYAEPEMESVDAGSLMRAMAGNPAELGLLRVNFRTADPGAIAAFKAAFLADGTDDEFLTFLNTFQPDENLDVGTSADRAQAETWGSVPRTYVRLADDASMPPALQNRLIREGDALTPENPYDVRTLPGSHLKWLVDAAPAARLLADLTALAPR; from the coding sequence ATGCAGCCGACCTTCGTCCTGGTGCACGGGGCCTTCGCGAACTCGTTCTCCTTCGCGCCACTCCAGGCGGAACTCGGTCTCCTCGGACACCGTTCGGTCGCCGTCGACCTGCCCGGTCACGGGTTCGGGGCCACGTACTCCTCCGCCTACCAGGCGCCGCAGGACCCCGAGGGTTTCGCCACGTCGCCCGGTGCGCTGAGGGACGTCACCCTCGCGGACAACGCGGCGCACCTGATCGGCGTCCTCGAACGGGCCAAGCAGAACGGGCCGGTGATCCTCGTGGCCCACAGCCGCGGGGGCATCACGGCGACCGCCGCCGCCAACGCGCGCCCGGACCTCGTGGACCGTCTCGTCTACGTCGCGGCCTGGTGCCCGGTCGACCTGGAGGTCGGCGACTACTACGCGGAGCCGGAGATGGAGTCCGTCGACGCGGGGTCCCTGATGCGGGCGATGGCCGGCAACCCGGCCGAACTCGGTCTGCTGCGGGTCAACTTCCGCACCGCGGACCCGGGCGCGATCGCCGCGTTCAAGGCGGCGTTCCTCGCCGACGGCACGGACGACGAGTTCCTGACCTTCCTCAACACCTTCCAGCCCGACGAGAACCTGGACGTCGGCACCTCCGCCGACCGGGCGCAGGCGGAGACGTGGGGCAGCGTCCCGCGGACGTACGTACGCCTGGCGGACGACGCGAGCATGCCGCCCGCCCTCCAGAACCGCCTGATCCGCGAGGGCGACGCCCTGACGCCGGAGAACCCGTACGACGTGCGCACCCTGCCCGGAAGCCACCTCAAGTGGCTGGTCGACGCGGCGCCCGCGGCCCGCCTGCTGGCCGACCTCACGGCGCTCGCCCCCCGGTGA
- a CDS encoding class I SAM-dependent methyltransferase, protein MGRTFEDLVAEAAEAPVDGWDFSWLDGRASEERPSWGYQRAMGERMARATAALDIQTGGGEVLAGVPALPPLTAATESWPPNVAKATALLHPRGAVVVADRDEPPLPFADGAFDLVVSRHPVTVHWEEIARVLRPGGTYFSQQVGPASVFELVEYFLGPQPEEVRRGRHPDDARDAAEAAGLEVTDLRSESLRTEFFDIGAVVYFLRKVIWMVPGFTVGRHEERLRRLHEDIERDGPFVAHTARFLIEARRPS, encoded by the coding sequence ATGGGACGTACGTTTGAGGATCTTGTGGCGGAGGCGGCCGAGGCCCCCGTGGACGGCTGGGACTTCTCCTGGCTCGACGGCCGGGCCAGCGAGGAGCGGCCCTCCTGGGGGTACCAGCGGGCCATGGGCGAGCGGATGGCCCGGGCGACGGCCGCGCTGGACATCCAGACCGGGGGCGGAGAGGTGCTGGCCGGCGTGCCGGCGCTGCCGCCGCTGACCGCTGCCACCGAGTCCTGGCCCCCCAACGTCGCCAAGGCCACCGCACTCCTGCACCCGCGCGGTGCGGTGGTCGTCGCCGACCGGGACGAGCCGCCCCTGCCGTTCGCCGACGGGGCGTTCGACCTCGTGGTGAGCCGGCATCCGGTCACCGTGCACTGGGAGGAGATCGCCCGCGTGCTCCGGCCCGGCGGCACCTACTTCTCCCAGCAGGTCGGTCCGGCCAGCGTCTTCGAGCTGGTGGAGTACTTCCTCGGCCCCCAGCCGGAGGAGGTGCGCCGCGGGCGCCACCCCGACGACGCCCGCGACGCCGCCGAGGCCGCCGGGCTGGAGGTCACCGATCTGCGCTCGGAGTCGCTGCGCACCGAGTTCTTCGACATCGGCGCGGTGGTGTACTTCCTGCGCAAGGTGATCTGGATGGTGCCCGGTTTCACCGTCGGCCGCCACGAGGAGCGGCTGCGCCGGCTGCACGAGGACATCGAGCGCGACGGTCCGTTCGTCGCGCACACCGCGCGGTTCCTGATCGAGGCCCGCAGACCGTCGTGA
- a CDS encoding aspartate/glutamate racemase family protein, with the protein MRTIGLIGGMSWESTAAYYRLLNEFTRERLGGLHSAKCVLHSVDFAEIEPLQAEGRWEEAGEILAGAARSLESAGADLLLLCTNTMHKVAGRIESAVSVPLLHLADATADAVHAAGLRRVGLLGTRFTMEQDFYRARLEAAGLEVRVPGEEGRELVHRVVYDELCLGVVREESRHRYREVIADLVADGAQGVVLGCTEIELLVGPGDSPVPLFPTARIHALAAVEAALAPPTAPAP; encoded by the coding sequence ATGAGGACGATCGGGCTCATCGGCGGCATGAGCTGGGAGTCGACCGCCGCGTACTACCGGCTCCTCAACGAGTTCACCCGCGAACGGCTCGGCGGGCTGCACTCGGCGAAGTGCGTGCTGCACTCGGTCGACTTCGCGGAGATCGAACCGCTCCAGGCCGAGGGCCGCTGGGAGGAGGCCGGCGAGATCCTCGCCGGGGCCGCGCGCTCCCTGGAGAGCGCCGGCGCCGATCTGCTGCTGCTGTGCACCAACACGATGCACAAGGTCGCCGGCCGGATCGAATCCGCGGTGTCGGTCCCCCTGCTCCACCTCGCCGACGCGACGGCGGACGCCGTGCACGCCGCGGGCCTGCGCCGGGTGGGACTGCTCGGCACCCGTTTCACCATGGAGCAGGACTTCTACCGCGCGCGCCTGGAGGCCGCCGGTCTGGAGGTGCGCGTGCCCGGCGAGGAGGGCAGGGAGCTCGTGCACCGCGTCGTCTACGACGAGCTGTGCCTCGGTGTCGTGCGGGAGGAGTCCCGTCACCGGTACCGGGAGGTCATCGCCGACCTCGTCGCCGACGGGGCCCAGGGCGTCGTCCTCGGGTGCACGGAGATCGAGCTCCTCGTCGGCCCGGGGGACAGCCCCGTGCCGCTCTTCCCGACGGCCCGCATCCACGCCCTCGCCGCCGTCGAGGCGGCGCTGGCCCCGCCCACTGCTCCCGCGCCCTGA
- a CDS encoding response regulator, translating into MTAAPPYDVLLVEDDVADAMLIEDALNAHGTRNLTKVEDGVAALEYLRSASNPRPDLIVLDLNMPRMNGRELLAIVKADENLRSIPVVVLTTSAAPDDVTDAYHHYANAYVTKPVNLDEFERAVQSIDAFYLDTITKPPRS; encoded by the coding sequence ATGACTGCAGCACCCCCCTACGACGTGCTCCTGGTCGAGGACGACGTCGCCGACGCCATGCTCATCGAGGACGCCCTCAATGCCCACGGCACACGGAACCTGACGAAGGTCGAGGACGGCGTCGCGGCGCTGGAGTACCTGCGCTCCGCGTCCAACCCGCGCCCCGACCTGATCGTGCTCGACCTGAACATGCCCCGGATGAACGGCCGGGAGCTGCTGGCCATCGTCAAGGCGGACGAGAACCTGCGCTCGATCCCGGTCGTGGTGCTGACCACGTCCGCCGCGCCGGACGACGTGACGGACGCGTACCACCACTACGCGAACGCCTATGTGACCAAGCCGGTGAACCTGGACGAGTTCGAGCGCGCCGTGCAGAGCATCGACGCGTTCTACCTGGACACGATCACCAAGCCGCCGCGGTCGTAG
- a CDS encoding sensor histidine kinase, with translation MSDSTVSGGPADSGGAAPPAGGPGGARAPRARGVGRWTTRQWLVAGVSAALAVLLGLLSLGVWSLSRTSDITTRLTDVHSPALIEAKRLETALLNQETGVRGYGIAGQEEFLTPWAQGLADEEAATRRLHTLVRGDSRALADLAAVESAAGAWQQRFARPVAESPVPETASANSAEGKRLFDTVRDAGDTLQEHLQDVRADARDALDRAALLRNTVLGAIAVLVVLLALLAFEGVRRGITEPLARLSAQSRTVAGGRFDQPVDTAGPADLRALGADVEAMRRRLVEELHAAEAARRLLDEQTADLQRSNAELEQFAYVASHDLQEPLRKVSSFTQLLQRRYGGQLDDRADQYIGFAVDGANRMQTLINDLLDFSRVGRVHNQQNTVDLDAVAASVLESLSVVVEETGAEITRDPLPTVVGDRTQLGMLLQNLVSNAIKFRSPDTPPRIRIEAERDGEWWRLAVSDNGIGIDPDFADKIFVIFQRLHTKDAYPGNGIGLAMCKKVVEFHGGAIALDPGHRPGSRFTFTLPVHSPAAPGATGEETP, from the coding sequence ATGTCGGACAGCACGGTCAGCGGGGGACCCGCGGACAGCGGCGGTGCCGCGCCCCCGGCAGGGGGGCCGGGCGGCGCACGGGCGCCACGGGCACGCGGTGTGGGCCGCTGGACGACCCGGCAGTGGCTCGTCGCCGGCGTCTCCGCCGCCCTCGCCGTCCTCCTCGGACTGCTCTCGCTCGGCGTGTGGAGTCTGTCACGCACCTCGGACATCACCACCCGGCTGACGGACGTGCACTCGCCCGCGCTGATCGAGGCGAAGCGCCTGGAGACGGCGCTCCTCAACCAGGAGACCGGCGTCCGCGGCTACGGCATCGCGGGCCAGGAGGAGTTCCTCACCCCCTGGGCGCAGGGCCTCGCCGACGAGGAGGCCGCCACCCGGCGCCTGCACACCCTGGTCCGCGGCGACTCGCGGGCGCTGGCCGACCTCGCCGCCGTCGAGTCCGCGGCCGGTGCCTGGCAGCAGCGCTTCGCCCGCCCCGTCGCCGAGTCCCCGGTGCCCGAGACGGCTTCGGCGAACTCCGCCGAGGGCAAACGGCTCTTCGACACCGTGCGCGACGCGGGCGACACCCTCCAGGAGCACCTCCAGGACGTCCGCGCCGACGCGCGCGACGCCCTCGACCGGGCGGCCCTGCTGCGCAACACGGTCCTCGGGGCCATCGCCGTCCTCGTCGTCCTGCTCGCCCTCCTCGCCTTCGAGGGCGTGCGGCGGGGCATCACCGAACCGCTCGCCCGGCTGAGCGCCCAGTCGCGGACGGTCGCCGGAGGCCGCTTCGACCAGCCGGTCGACACCGCGGGGCCCGCCGACCTGCGGGCGCTGGGCGCCGACGTGGAGGCGATGCGCCGCAGGCTCGTCGAAGAGCTCCACGCCGCCGAGGCCGCCCGCCGCCTGCTGGACGAGCAGACCGCGGACCTCCAGCGCTCCAACGCCGAACTGGAGCAGTTCGCCTACGTCGCCTCGCACGACCTCCAGGAGCCGCTGCGCAAGGTGTCGAGCTTCACCCAGCTCCTCCAGCGGCGCTACGGAGGACAGCTCGACGACCGGGCCGACCAGTACATCGGCTTCGCCGTCGACGGCGCGAACCGCATGCAGACCCTCATCAACGACCTGCTCGACTTCTCGCGCGTCGGCCGGGTCCACAACCAGCAGAACACCGTCGACCTCGACGCCGTCGCCGCCTCGGTCCTCGAATCGCTGAGCGTCGTCGTCGAGGAGACCGGCGCCGAGATCACCCGGGACCCCCTCCCCACCGTCGTCGGCGACCGCACCCAGCTCGGCATGCTGCTCCAGAACCTCGTCTCCAACGCGATCAAGTTCCGCAGCCCCGACACCCCGCCCCGCATCCGCATCGAGGCCGAACGCGACGGCGAGTGGTGGCGGCTGGCCGTCAGCGACAACGGCATCGGCATCGACCCGGACTTCGCCGACAAGATCTTCGTCATCTTCCAGCGCCTGCACACCAAGGACGCCTACCCGGGCAACGGCATCGGACTGGCCATGTGCAAGAAGGTGGTCGAGTTCCACGGGGGCGCCATCGCCCTCGACCCGGGCCACCGCCCCGGCAGCCGCTTCACCTTCACCCTCCCCGTGCACAGCCCGGCCGCGCCCGGCGCCACCGGGGAAGAGACCCCGTGA
- a CDS encoding PP2C family protein-serine/threonine phosphatase: MSAPAAEQHYDILLVEDDAGDALLVEELLVDTGLSHTLVWHKTLAAARTALAERPASCVLLDLHLPDGSGVGLVGAVQEASADTAVVVLTGLSETHAGVEALAFGAQDYLVKGKVDPELLQRVVRYAVQRKQAERAKAALQAGELRAQENARLERGLLPPLMLGATTATATTRYFPGRERALLGGDFLDVVETGDHLVHAVVGDVSGHGPDAAALGVCLRIAWRALVLGGHRGTGLLRLLEQMLIAERGRNDMFTTCTLLTLDLRARTVTLHLAGHHEPLLTGDGTTTELAAEHGIALGIAPGVEHWPPTTVPLPPRGALTVYTDGLVEGHTDTDGTRLGADGLLRLLNAAPAADPDSLLDRLIADVRRLNADRHTDDLAILRLDWDTALVPAQPESRASQQTAPGTG, translated from the coding sequence GTGAGCGCGCCCGCTGCCGAGCAGCACTACGACATCCTCCTCGTCGAGGACGACGCCGGTGACGCCCTCCTCGTGGAGGAACTCCTCGTCGACACCGGACTGTCGCACACCCTCGTCTGGCACAAGACCCTCGCGGCGGCCCGCACCGCGCTCGCCGAACGGCCCGCGTCCTGCGTCCTGCTGGACCTCCATCTGCCCGACGGCTCGGGTGTCGGCCTGGTCGGCGCCGTCCAGGAGGCGTCCGCGGACACGGCCGTCGTCGTCCTCACCGGTCTCTCCGAGACCCACGCCGGTGTCGAGGCGCTCGCCTTCGGAGCACAGGACTACCTGGTCAAGGGCAAGGTCGACCCCGAACTGCTCCAGCGGGTCGTCCGCTACGCCGTCCAGCGAAAGCAGGCGGAACGCGCCAAGGCCGCCCTCCAGGCCGGTGAACTGCGCGCCCAGGAGAACGCCCGCCTGGAACGCGGACTGCTGCCGCCCCTCATGCTCGGCGCCACGACCGCCACCGCCACCACCCGCTACTTCCCCGGCCGCGAGAGAGCCCTGCTCGGCGGCGACTTCCTCGACGTCGTCGAGACCGGCGACCACCTGGTGCACGCGGTCGTCGGGGACGTCAGCGGCCACGGCCCCGACGCGGCCGCACTCGGCGTCTGCCTGCGCATCGCCTGGCGGGCCCTGGTCCTCGGCGGGCATCGCGGCACCGGGCTGCTGCGGCTGCTGGAGCAGATGCTGATCGCCGAACGCGGCCGCAACGACATGTTCACCACCTGCACCCTGCTCACCCTCGACCTGCGCGCCCGCACGGTCACCCTGCACCTGGCGGGTCACCACGAGCCCCTGCTGACCGGCGACGGGACCACGACCGAACTCGCCGCGGAGCACGGCATCGCCCTCGGCATCGCCCCCGGCGTCGAGCACTGGCCGCCCACCACCGTGCCGCTGCCCCCGCGGGGCGCGCTCACCGTCTACACCGACGGTCTCGTCGAGGGCCACACCGACACCGACGGCACCCGGCTCGGCGCCGACGGGCTGCTGCGCCTGCTGAACGCCGCGCCCGCCGCCGACCCCGACAGCCTGCTCGACCGGCTCATCGCGGACGTGCGCAGGCTCAACGCGGACCGTCACACCGACGACCTCGCGATCCTCCGCCTCGACTGGGACACCGCCCTCGTCCCGGCCCAGCCGGAGTCCCGGGCGTCGCAGCAGACCGCCCCCGGCACGGGCTGA